A region from the Neurospora crassa OR74A linkage group V, whole genome shotgun sequence genome encodes:
- the tre-2 gene encoding neutral trehalase, giving the protein MTSQPSSGKGRGRNLSIDEYNVYDDAKTYYTTEDRHHNHRAGARTRTYSQNSLFKQFERLGLQKEPYRRGSHDESTIPQSRRFLIQVEPTLQSLQSQEDTDGNMQITIEDNGPKVLSLRTAASNGYNRFDIRGTYMLSNLLQELYLAKEYGRKQIILDEARLNENPVNRLSRLIKDHFWEGLTRRIDASSIEIAARDPKDWTDDPRPRIYIPRGAPEQHEYYTKVALDRPELRLDVQYLPEKITPEIVRDMNAKPGLLAVDMEEVVDPKTGEKTLRGRPFVVPGGRFNELYGWDSYMESLGLLVNDRVDLAKSMVQNFCFCIKHYGKILNATRSYYLCRSQPPFLTDMTLRVYDKIKHEPGALEFLRQSLLAAIKEYYSVWTAEPRLDPVTGLSRYRPEGLGVPPETEAGHFIHILEPYAKKHNMSFDEFVYAYNHGEIKEPTLDDYFMHDRAVRESGHDTTYRFEGICADLATIDLNSLLFKYETDIARTIRNVFHDKFEVPDDWLATNNPAASKLETSAMWDRRAKRRKLAIDKYLWNEEAGMYFDYNTATRKQCNYESATTFWALWAGVSNPKQAAAMVTKALPKLEAFGGLLSGTKESRGEIGLERPNRQWDYPYGWAPQQILAWTGLYRYGFNEEAERLAYKWLFMITKAFVDFNGVVVEKYDVTRPIDPHRVDAEYGNQGLDFKGVAKEGFGWVNASYVYGLQIVNAHMRRALGTLTPYETFMKAVEENRNKALSELV; this is encoded by the exons ATGACTTCCCAGCCTTCTTCAGGCAAAGGCCGGGGTCGCAACCTGTCGATCGACGAGTACAATGTCTATGACGACGCGAAGACATACTATACCACCGAGGACCGCCATCACAACCACCGCGCTGGAGCCAGAACCCGCACCTACTCTCAG AACAGCTTGTTCAAGCAGTTTGAACGTCTAGGCCTTCAGAAGGAGCCCTACCGCAGAGGCAGCCATG ACGAGTCAACGATCCCGCAATCCCGCCGATTCCTTATCCAGGTCGAGCCCACGCTGCAGAGTCTGCAATCGCAGGAGGACACGGATGGCAACATGCAGATCACCATCGAGGACAACGGGCCAAAG GTCCTGTCCCTCAGAACCGCTGCATCCAATGGCTACAACCGATTCGACATCCGTGGCACTTACATGCTCTCCAACCTTCTTCAGGAGCTTTACCTCGCCAAGGAATACGGTCGCAAGCAGATTATCCTCGATGAGGCTAGACTCAACGAGAACCCCGTGAACCGACTTTCGCGACTGATCAAAGACCACTTCTGGGAGGGTCTAACACGCCGCATTGATGCTTCCAGCATTGAAATCGCTGCGCGGGATCCCAAGGACTGGACTGACGATCCCCGACCCCGCATTTACATCCCCAGAGGAGCACCGGAACAACACGAGTATTATACCAAGGTGGCCTTGGACAGGCCTGAGCTTCGCCTGGATGTTCAATATCTTCCCGAGAAGATCACCCCCGAGATTGTTCGGGACATGAATGCCAAGCCTGGCCTGCTGGCGGTAGATATGGAAGAAGTGGTTGATCCCAAGACCGGTGAAAAGACTCTACGCGGCCGCCCTTTCGTGGTGCCCGGAGGTCGCTTCAACGAGCTGTACGGATGGGACAGCTACATGGAGTCTCTCGGTTTGCTGGTCAACGATCGGGTTGATCTGGCCAAGTCCATGGTGCAAAACTTTTGTTTCTGCATCAAGCACTACGGCAAGATCCTCAACGCTACTCGTTCCTACTACCTTTGCCGATCGCAGCCCCCCTTCCTAACGGATATGACTCTGCGCGTCTATGACAAGATCAAGCACGAACCGGGTGCGCTTGAATTCCTTCGCCAATCTCTGTTGGCCGCCATCAAGGAATACTATAGCGTCTGGACAGCTGAGCCTCGCCTTGACCCTGTGACTGGTCTCTCCAGGTACCGCCCTGAAGGCCTTGGCGTCCCTCCCGAGACCGAGGCTGGCCACTTCATCCATATTCTTGAGCCCTATGCCAAGAAGCACAACATGAGCTTTGACGAGTTTGTGTACGCTTACAACCACGGTGAGATCAAGGAGCCCACGCTCGACGACTACTTCATGCACGACAGAGCTGTTCGTGAGTCCGGCCACGATACCACATACCGCTTCGAAGGTATCTGCGCTGATCTGGCCACCATCGATCTCAATTCGCTCCTGTTCAAGTATGAGACCGACATTGCGCGTACAATTCGCAACGTCTTCCACGACAAGTTTGAGGTGCCGGATGACTGGCTCGCTACCAACAACCCCGCTGCTAGCAAGCTCGAGACATCGGCAATGTGGGATCGCCGTGCCAAGCGCAGAAAGCTGGCCATTGACAAGTACCTGTGGAACGAAGAGGCGGGCATGTACTTCGACTACAACACGGCCACGCGCAAGCAGTGCAACTATGAAAGTGCCACCACTTTCTGGGCCCTGTGGGCGGGTGTCAGCAACCCCAAGCAGGCAGCTGCCATGGTGACCAAGGCCTTGCCCAAGTTGGAGGCTTTTGGTGGTCTGCTTTCTGGAACAAAGGAGTCTCGTGGTGAGATTGGTCTAGAGCGCCCTAACCGTCAATGGGATTACCCTTACGGCTGGGCGCCGCAGCAAATTCTTGCTTGGACAGGTCTCTACCGGTACGGCTTTAACGAGGAAGCGGAGCGCCTGGCCTACAAGTGGCTGTTTATGATTACCAAGGCGTTTGTGGACTTCAACGGCGTCGTGGTGGAGAAGTATGATGTGACGAGGCCCATTGACCCACACAGAGTCGATGCCGAGTACGGCAACCAAGGGTTGGATTTCAAGGGAGTTGCCAAAGAAGG TTTCGGATGGGTCAACGCCAGTTATGTCTACGGCCTGCAGATCGTTAACGCGCATATGCGCCGTGCGCTCGGCACTCTGACTCCCTACGAAACCTTTATGAAGGCCGTCGAGGAGAATCGGAACAAGGCGCTCTCTGAGCTCGTTTGA